In Ahaetulla prasina isolate Xishuangbanna chromosome 5, ASM2864084v1, whole genome shotgun sequence, the following are encoded in one genomic region:
- the XG gene encoding glycoprotein Xg isoform X1 has product MMKLPVVFLCIGYVLLTLAGKLLTLADDGDFDLKDALDPNDKPSEPTKKPPGGNRPRPNLYPDLRPYSDNHGNGGNSFNGGGGGSIGTGGFNDLDLNDGKPLAPRPAGEKEQTSGQGGNMADSATTAQITSPVVAVAVMLTVGAIAGYTAYKQKRYCFKPRGEAVA; this is encoded by the exons ATGATGAAGCTGCCAGTTGTTTTTTTGTGCATTGGATATGTTCTGTTAACTCTTGCAGGTAAGTTGTTGACTCTTGCAG ACGATGGTGATTTTGACTTAAAAGATGCTCTTGACCCAA ATGATAAGCCTTCTGAACCAACAAAAAAGCCACCAGGGG GTAACAGACCTCGACCTAACTTATATCCTGACCTTAGACCATATTCAGATAATCATGGAAACGGTG GGAATTCCTTTaatggtggcggtggcggcagcaTTGGAACTG gtGGTTTTAATGACCTAGATCTCAATGATGGGAAACCTTTAGCTCCACGCCCAGCAG GTGAGAAAGAGCAAACTTCAGGTCAAGGTGGAAATATGG CTGATTCTGCTACGACAGCTCAGATTACATCTCCTGTTGTTGCTGTAGCTGTGATGCTGACTGTTGGTGCCATAGCTGGTTATACTGCTTATAAGCAGAAAAGATACTGTTTTAAACCAAGAG
- the XG gene encoding glycoprotein Xg isoform X2, producing MMKLPVVFLCIGYVLLTLADDGDFDLKDALDPNDKPSEPTKKPPGGNRPRPNLYPDLRPYSDNHGNGGNSFNGGGGGSIGTGGFNDLDLNDGKPLAPRPAGEKEQTSGQGGNMADSATTAQITSPVVAVAVMLTVGAIAGYTAYKQKRYCFKPRGEAVA from the exons ATGATGAAGCTGCCAGTTGTTTTTTTGTGCATTGGATATGTTCTGTTAACTCTTGCAG ACGATGGTGATTTTGACTTAAAAGATGCTCTTGACCCAA ATGATAAGCCTTCTGAACCAACAAAAAAGCCACCAGGGG GTAACAGACCTCGACCTAACTTATATCCTGACCTTAGACCATATTCAGATAATCATGGAAACGGTG GGAATTCCTTTaatggtggcggtggcggcagcaTTGGAACTG gtGGTTTTAATGACCTAGATCTCAATGATGGGAAACCTTTAGCTCCACGCCCAGCAG GTGAGAAAGAGCAAACTTCAGGTCAAGGTGGAAATATGG CTGATTCTGCTACGACAGCTCAGATTACATCTCCTGTTGTTGCTGTAGCTGTGATGCTGACTGTTGGTGCCATAGCTGGTTATACTGCTTATAAGCAGAAAAGATACTGTTTTAAACCAAGAG